The proteins below come from a single Drosophila kikkawai strain 14028-0561.14 chromosome 3R, DkikHiC1v2, whole genome shotgun sequence genomic window:
- the GluRIID gene encoding glutamate receptor ionotropic, kainate 2: MRTMQFSWLIPIILCLHRVQGQFYGGSSFGSPSGQAIRLGLITDDTTDRIRQTFEHAISVVNNELGVPLAGETEQVAYGNSVQAFAQLCRLMQGGVGAVFGPAAKHTAAHLLNACDSKDIPFIYPHLSWGAHSDGFNLHPNPEDIAHALYDIINQFDWSRFIFCYESAEYLNILDHLMTLYGIKGPVIKVMRYDLNLNGNYKSVLRRIRKSEDSRIVVVGSTEGVAELLRQAQQVGIMNEDYTYIIGNLDLHTFELEEYKYSEANITGIRMFSPDQEEVRDLVEKLHHELGESEPTNNGSSSITMSMALTYDAVRVIAETTKHLPYQPQMLNCSERHDNVQRDGSTFRNYMRSLEIKEKTITGRIYFEGNVRKGFTFDVIELQTSGLVKVGTWEDGKDFEFQRPPQVINLNDIDDGSLVNKTFKVLISVATKPYASLVESIDTLIGNNQYQGYGVDLIKELADKLGFNFTFHDGGNDYGSFNKTTNTTTGMLKEIVEGRADLAITDLTITSEREEVIDFSIPFMNLGIAILYVKPQKAPPALFSFMDPFSSEVWLYLGIAYVGVSLCFFILGRLSPTEWDNPYPCIEEPEELENQFTINNSLWFTTGALLQQGSEIAPKALSTRTISAIWWFFTLIMVSSYTANLAAFLTIENPTSPINSVEDLADNKDDVQYGAKRTGSTRNFFLTSEDPIYMKMNEYMTAHPEMLMDNNQDGVDKVKSGTKYAFLMESTSIEFNTVRECNLTKVGDALDEKGYGIAMVKNWPYRDKFNNALLELQEQGVLARLKNKWWNEVGAGVCSAKSESDGPSELGVDNLSGIYAVLAVGSVISIIVAILCWCFFVFKKAKFYAVPFCDALVEEFKIVIRFSENERALKSAQSIYSRSRNSSQSIDSLQTDSEENEQPED; this comes from the exons ATGAGGACAATGCAGTTCAGCTGGCTGATACCAATTATACTCTGCCTTCACAGAGTGCAGGGTCAGTTCTATGGCGGCAGCTCCTTCGGTTCACCTAGTGGCCAAGCCATTCGCCTTG GCCTTATCACCGACGACACCACCGACAGAATCCGTCAGACCTTTGAGCACGCCATATCGGTGGTCAACAATGAGCTGGGCGTTCCTTTGGCGGGCGAAACGGAACAGGTGGCCTACGGAAATTCAGTCCAGGCCTTTGCCCAGCTCTGCAGGCTAATGCAG GGCGGAGTGGGTGCCGTCTTTGGGCCGGCTGCCAAGCATACAGCCGCGCATTTGCTGAACGCCTGCGACTCCAAGGACATTCCCTTCATATACCCGCACCTCTCGTGGGGTGCCCACTCTGATGGCTTCAACCTGCACCCGAATCCGGAGGACATAGCTCATGCCCTCTACGACATTATCAACCAGTTCGATTGGTCTCGCTTCATATTCTGCTACGAGTCCG CTGAGTACCTGAACATTTTGGACCACCTCATGACCCTTTACGGCATCAAGGGACCCGTCATCAAGGTGATGCGCTACGATCTCAACCTGAATGGCAACTACAAGTCGGTGCTGCGTCGAATTCGAAAATCGGAGGACAGCCGCATCGTGGTCGTGGGCTCCACAGAGGGAGTGGCCGAGCTGCTGCGCCAGGCCCAACAAGTGGGAATCATGAACGAGGACTACACCTACATTATCGGCAACCTGGACCTGCATACCTTCGAGCTGGAGGAGTACAAGTACAGCGAGGCCAATATAACCGGAATACGAATGTTCTCACCTGACCAGGAGGAGGTGCGAGATCTGGTCGAGAAGCTGCACCATGAGCTGGGCGAAAGCGAACCCACCAATAATG GCTCATCATCGATCACCATGTCCATGGCCCTCACCTACGATGCTGTGCGAGTCATCGCGGAGACAACCAAGCACCTTCCCTATCAACCCCAGATGCTCAACTGCTCCGAGCGTCATGACAATGTTCAGCGCGATGGTTCTACCTTTAGGAATTATATGAGATCG TTGGAGATAAAGGAGAAAACAATAACAGGCCGCATATACTTCGAAGGCAATGTGCGCAAGGGATTCACCTTTGATGTCATCGAACTGCAGACGAGTGGACTGGTCAAGGTCGGCACCTGGGAAGACGGAAAGGACTTTGAGTTCCAGCGGCCACCCCAAGTGATCAACTTGAATGACATTGACGACGGGTCGCTGGTCAACAAAACCTTCAAGGTTTTAATCTCTGTTGCA ACAAAACCCTATGCCAGTCTCGTGGAGAGCATTGACACACTTATTGGCAACAACCAGTACCAGGGTTATGGAGTGGATTTGATCAAGGAGTTGGCCGACAAGCTGGGCTTTAACTTTACATTCCACGACGGTGGCAATGACTACGGTTCCTTTAATAAGACCACCAATACCACCACTGGAATGCTCAAGGAAATTGTTGAAGGG CGAGCTGATTTGGCCATCACCGATCTTACCATTACATCGGAGCGGGAGGAAGTCATCGATTTCTCCATACCCTTTATGAATCTGG GCATAGCTATTTTGTATGTGAAACCCCAGAAGGCTCCGCCTGCCCTTTTTTCCTTCATGGACCCATTTTCCTCGGAGGTCTGGCTTTATCTGGGCATAGCCTATGTGGGCGTCTCCCTCTGCTTCTTTATTCTGGGGCGACTTTCGCCCACCGAGTGGGACAACCCGTATCCCTGCATAGAGGAACCCGAGGAGCTGGAGAATCAGTTTACCATCAACAACTCTCTGTGGTTCACAACGGGAGCTTTACTGCAGCAAGGATCGGAAATTGCTCCCAA AGCCCTGAGTACCCGCACAATCTCTGCCATTTGGTGGTTCTTCACTCTCATCATGGTATCCTCATACACAGCCAACCTGGCTGCCTTCTTGACCATCGAAAATCCGACTAGTCCCATTAACAGCGTTGAGGATTTGGCCGATAATAAGGATGACGTTCAGTACGGAGCCAAGCGCACGGGATCAACAAGGAACTTCTTTTTG ACATCAGAGGATCCCATCTACATGAAAATGAATGAGTACATGACTGCCCATCCAGAGATGCTGATGGACAACAATCAGGATGGAGTGGACAAGGTCAAGTCTGGCACCAAGTACGCCTTCCTCATGGAGTCCACCTCGATCGAATTCAATACGGTACGAGAGTGCAACCTGACCAAAGTGGGTGACGCTTTGGACGAGAAGGGTTACGGCATAGCCATGGTTAAAA ACTGGCCGTATCGCGACAAGTTTAACAACGCCCTGTTGGAGCTGCAGGAGCAAGGTGTCCTGGCCaggctgaaaaataaatggtgGAACGAGGTTGGAGCAGGAGTTTGTAGC GCGAAAAGCGAATCCGATGGACCCTCAGAGCTGGGCGTGGACAATCTCAGTGGCATCTACGCTGTCCTGGCCGTCGGCTCTGTCATCTCGATAATCGTCGCCATCCTGTGCTGGTGCTTCTTTGTGTTCAAGAAGGCCAAGTTCTATGCG GTTCCTTTCTGCGATGCCCTGGTTGAGGAATTCAAAATTGTCATCCGCTTTTCGGAAAATGAACGAGCCCTGAAGAGCGCCCAGTCTATATATTCCCGAAGCCGCAATTCGTCGCAGTCGATAGACTCGCTGCAAACTGATTCCGAGGAGAACGAACAACCTGAGGACTAG
- the GluRIIE gene encoding glutamate receptor ionotropic, kainate 2 has translation MLFNQFKIALLIIFLKISAKNAQYDNFGGYKKFQNLESVPIGLLTDQNTDQMNIVFDHAIDVANQEVGTALTSLKAEVNYGDAYQSYGRLCRMLETGIAGVFGPSSRHTAVHLMSICDAMDIPHIYSYMSEYAEGFNLHPHPADLAKALYSLITEFNWTRFIFLYESADYLNILNELTTMFGMNGPVVTVLRYDMQLNGNYKQVLRRVRKSVDNRIVVVGSSETMPEFLNQAQQVGIINEDYKYIIGNLDFHSFDLEEYKYSEANITGLRLFSPEKLAVKELLMKLGYPTDQDEFRNGSCPITVEMALTYDAVQLFAETLKNLPFKPVSQNCSQRTESVRDDGSSFKNYMRTLRLTEHLLTGPIYFEGNVRKGYHLDVIELQPSGIVKVGTWDEQRNYRAQRLAPTTAQFDNIDNSLANKTFIILLSVPNKPYAQLVETYKQLEGNSQYEGYGVDLIKELADKLGFNFTFVNGGNDYGSYNKTSNESTGMLREIMMGRADLAITDLTITSEREEAIDFTIPFMNLGIAILYLKPQKATPELFTFMDPFSEEVWWFLGFSFLGVALSFFILGRLSPSEWDNPYPCIEEPEELENQFTIGNSIWFTTGALLQQGSEIGPKALSTRTVASFWWFFTLIVVSSYTANLAAFLTIEKPQSLINSVDDLADNKDGVVYGAKRTGSTRNFFLTSEDERYKRMNKFMTEHPEHLTEDNQEGVNRVKTNTHYAFLMESTSIEYNTKRECNLKKIGDALDEKGYGIAMRKNWPHRDKFNNALLELQEQGVLEKMKNKWWNEVGTGICATKEDAPDATPLDMNNLEGVFFVLLVGSCCALLYGIISWVLFVMKKAHHYRVPLREALKEEFRFVIDFNNYIRVLKSSASIYSRSRQSSVASMAPESQAGES, from the exons ATGCTTTtcaatcaatttaaaattgctttgcttattattttccttaaaatcTCTGCGAAAAACGCTCAATATGACAACTTTGGCGGCTACAAAAAGTTCCAAAATTTGGAAAGTGTGCCAATCG GCCTTCTCACCGACCAGAACACGGACCAAATGAACATTGTCTTCGACCATGCCATTGACGTGGCTAACCAGGAGGTGGGCACTGCGTTGACATCTCTGAAAGCGGAGGTAAACTACGGGGATGCCTATCAGAGCTACGGCAGACTGTGCAGGATGCTTGAG ACCGGAATTGCGGGGGTATTTGGACCCTCATCACGGCACACTGCCGTCCACCTGATGTCCATTTGCGATGCCATGGACATACCGCACATCTACTCCTACATGAGCGAGTACGCCGAGGGGTTCAATCTGCATCCGCATCCGGCCGACCTGGCCAAGGCCCTGTATAGCCTCATAACGGAGTTTAACTGGACGCGCTTTATTTTCCTCTACGAATCCG CCGATTACCTCAACATTCTGAATGAGCTGACCACGATGTTCGGCATGAATGGGCCCGTGGTCACGGTGCTGCGATACGATATGCAGCTGAATGGCAACTACAAGCAGGTTCTCCGCCGGGTGCGGAAGTCCGTCGATAACCGGATTGTGGTCGTCGGCTCCAGCGAAACCATGCCGGAGTTTCTGAACCAGGCCCAGCAGGTTGGAATTATCAACGAAGACTACAAGTACATCATAGGCAACTTGGACTTCCACTCCTTCGATTTGGAGGAGTACAAGTACAGTGAGGCCAACATAACCGGTCTGCGCCTCTTCTCGCCGGAAAAGCTGGCCGTCAAGGAGCTGCTCATGAAACTGGGCTATCCCACCGACCAAGATGAGTTCCGAAACG gCTCCTGTCCCATAACCGTGGAAATGGCTTTGACCTACGATGCAGTTCAGCTGTTTGCAGAAACCCTGAAAAACCTGCCCTTCAAGCCTGTGTCCCAGAACTGTTCGCAGCGCACGGAAAGCGTTCGGGATGACGGCTCCTCTTTTAAGAACTACATGCGAACG CTTCGACTCACAGAACACCTACTCACCGGACCCATCTACTTCGAGGGAAACGTCCGCAAGGGGTACCACCTGGATGTCATAGAGCTGCAGCCCTCGGGCATTGTCAAGGTGGGCACCTGGGACGAGCAGAGGAATTACAGAGCCCAGCGACTAGCTCCCACTACCGCCCAGTTCGACAACATCGACAACTCGCTGGCCAACAAGACCTTCATAATTTTGCTCTCGGTGCCG AACAAACCGTACGCCCAGCTGGTGGAAACCTACAAACAGCTGGAGGGCAACAGTCAGTACGAGGGCTATGGCGTGGATCTAATCAAGGAGCTGGCCGACAAACTGGGATTTAACTTCACCTTCGTGAACGGTGGAAATGATTACGGGTCATACAATAAGACCTCGAATGAGTCCACGGGCATGCTGAGGGAGATTATGATGGGG CGCGCTGACTTGGCCATCACAGACTTGACCATTACCTCGGAACGCGAAGAGGCCATAGACTTCACCATTCCCTTCATGAATCTAG GCATAGCCATTCTGTATCTGAAGCCTCAGAAGGCCACTCCTGAGCTCTTTACCTTCATGGACCCCTTCTCAGAGGAGGTCTGGTGGTTCCTGGGCTTTTCATTTCTGGGCGTGGCCCTGAGCTTCTTTATATTGGGCCGCCTGTCGCCCAGCGAGTGGGACAATCCGTATCCGTGCATTGAGGAGCCCGAGGAGTTGGAAAATCAATTCACCATAGGCAATTCCATTTGGTTTACAACCGGAGCTCTGCTCCAACAGGGATCGGAGATCGGACCAAA AGCCCTATCCACCCGCACTGTGGCCAGCTTCTGGTGGTTCTTCACCCTGATTGTGGTGTCCTCGTACACCGCCAACTTGGCTGCCTTTTTGACCATCGAGAAGCCTCAGAGTCTGATCAATAGCGTTGACGATCTGGCTGACAACAAGGATGGTGTGGTTTACGGCGCCAAGCGAACTGGATCCACTAGAAACTTCTTTTTG ACATCTGAGGATGAGCGCTACAAGAGGATGAACAAGTTCATGACCGAGCATCCCGAACACCTCACCGAGGACAACCAGGAGGGCGTGAATAGAGTGAAGACGAACACGCACTACGCTTTCCTCATGGAATCGACTTCCATCGAGTATAATACAAAGCGCGAATGCAATCTAAAGAAGATCGGCGACGCACTGGACGAGAAGGGCTATGGCATAGCCATGCGAAAAA ATTGGCCACATCGCGACAAGTTCAACAACGCCTTGTTAGAGCTCCAGGAGCAGGGTGTCCTGGAAAAGATGAAAAACAAGTGGTGGAACGAGGTGGGCACTGGCATTTGCGCCACCAAAGAGGATGCTCCAGATGCCACGCCCCTGGACATGAATAACCTGGAAGGTGTCTTCTTCGTGCTACTCGTTGGCAGCTGCTGCGCCCTGCTCTACGGAATTATCAGCTGGGTATTGTTCGTAATGAAAAAAGCCCACCACTACCGC GTGCCGCTACGCGAGGCCCTCAAGGAGGAATTCCGGTTTGTCATCGATTTCAACAATTATATTCGGGTGCTGAAGAGCTCGGCTTCAATATACTCCCGCAGCCGTCAGTCCTCCGTGGCTTCCATGGCCCCGGAATCGCAGGCTGGAGAAAGttaa